The Allorhizobium ampelinum S4 genome has a segment encoding these proteins:
- a CDS encoding metallophosphoesterase family protein → MKIAILADPHIGSQNDVFVENWKAVVKTVNGYEDVELAIVLGDLTLDGANIEADLAFGAAQLKAINAPVLVLPGNHDIGDIARDSTQPADDARLAAWETHFGAWYWQCDAVEGWRLIGLNSQIIGSGLPAEEQQWSALENMLKERGDRKPVLFLHMPLFLEDWNEGDRPAWALKTEGRLRLQRLIMEHGVFAVVSGHMHRTLHLQQKNEPVLIWTPASSFLARDESMPSQPGKELLGVTLLDFGKDDISVEFIDIDGLMKSYIEDYNGSIYRSPAKTA, encoded by the coding sequence ATGAAAATAGCGATATTGGCCGATCCTCACATCGGCTCTCAAAACGACGTATTCGTCGAAAACTGGAAGGCGGTTGTTAAAACCGTCAACGGCTATGAGGATGTGGAACTGGCAATTGTTCTCGGCGATCTGACGCTGGATGGTGCAAATATTGAGGCAGATCTGGCATTCGGTGCCGCACAGCTTAAGGCGATTAATGCCCCGGTTCTCGTCCTGCCGGGCAATCACGATATTGGCGATATCGCCCGCGACAGCACCCAACCCGCTGACGACGCGCGTCTGGCGGCCTGGGAGACGCATTTTGGCGCTTGGTATTGGCAGTGCGATGCCGTCGAAGGCTGGAGGCTGATCGGCCTGAACAGCCAGATTATCGGCTCAGGCCTGCCTGCCGAGGAGCAACAATGGTCTGCCCTGGAAAATATGCTGAAGGAGCGGGGTGATCGCAAACCGGTGTTGTTCCTCCACATGCCTCTGTTCCTTGAAGACTGGAACGAAGGTGACAGACCGGCCTGGGCCCTCAAGACCGAAGGTCGGTTGCGGCTGCAACGGCTGATCATGGAGCACGGCGTGTTTGCGGTGGTATCAGGACATATGCATCGCACGCTGCATCTGCAGCAGAAGAATGAGCCAGTACTGATCTGGACACCTGCTTCCAGCTTTCTGGCCCGCGACGAGTCCATGCCAAGCCAGCCGGGAAAAGAACTGCTGGGCGTGACACTGCTGGACTTCGGCAAGGATGATATCTCGGTCGAATTCATTGATATCGACGGGCTGATGAAGAGCTATATCGAAGATTACAACGGCTCGATTTATCGCTCGCCTGCGAAAACGGCCTGA
- a CDS encoding ABC transporter substrate-binding protein: MKMKNIFAVAALTVFGTAPAFAADPVTLTFYHTRLAFMQPILEGFKKAHPEITINEQAPAENYSAGDQSVIRGMMTGSTPDVYLASYSSIPTLVGVMKDRGETSSLDPMLDKEGKDWQAANYAPAILDLAKVDGQQYAMPFTASLPLLYVNKDLVEKAGGNVDQFPTTWDGVIDLAAKISKLGNGVSGIGFSVGGLSDDWYWQMMVMSAGDQMLDAKATGIGYDNKAGLEALRITQDLAVKTGMSVYADPKPAQQQFFAGKIGMVVESPSDLVAYETAIGDRFTMRTVRFPLIDAKKGGLPAGGNALMVFSKDAAKRAAAWEFVKYMTSASVQADVSKASGYMPVNVQAAKALESFYAEHPNFQTVFKSMNTAMPWFAYPNNTADGVWKGVAPILDQLQRGKITPEAAMPKIREHVAGVMAAK, from the coding sequence ATGAAAATGAAAAACATCTTCGCGGTTGCAGCCCTGACCGTGTTCGGGACTGCACCGGCTTTCGCCGCTGATCCAGTCACGCTGACCTTTTATCACACACGACTTGCCTTTATGCAGCCTATTCTGGAGGGTTTCAAGAAGGCACATCCAGAGATCACCATCAACGAGCAGGCACCAGCCGAAAACTACAGCGCCGGTGACCAAAGCGTCATTCGTGGAATGATGACGGGCTCGACGCCGGATGTCTATCTCGCCTCCTACTCCTCCATTCCTACCCTTGTCGGCGTGATGAAGGATCGGGGCGAGACAAGTTCGCTCGATCCGATGTTGGATAAGGAAGGGAAGGACTGGCAGGCGGCCAATTATGCCCCCGCCATTCTTGACCTCGCAAAAGTCGATGGTCAACAGTATGCGATGCCATTTACGGCATCCCTGCCGCTTCTCTACGTCAATAAGGATTTGGTCGAAAAGGCCGGTGGCAATGTCGATCAGTTCCCAACCACATGGGATGGCGTCATTGATCTGGCAGCCAAGATCAGCAAGCTCGGCAATGGCGTCTCGGGCATCGGTTTCTCGGTCGGTGGGCTGAGCGATGACTGGTACTGGCAGATGATGGTGATGAGCGCTGGTGACCAGATGCTCGACGCCAAAGCCACGGGTATCGGTTATGACAATAAGGCTGGGCTGGAAGCATTGCGCATCACCCAGGACCTGGCGGTCAAGACGGGCATGTCGGTTTATGCCGACCCCAAGCCTGCACAGCAGCAGTTCTTTGCCGGGAAGATCGGCATGGTGGTTGAATCGCCATCCGATCTCGTGGCTTACGAGACGGCCATCGGCGACCGCTTCACCATGCGCACCGTCCGCTTCCCGCTGATCGATGCCAAGAAGGGCGGCCTGCCTGCTGGTGGAAATGCCCTGATGGTGTTTTCCAAGGATGCGGCCAAGCGCGCAGCAGCCTGGGAGTTCGTCAAATACATGACCAGCGCTTCCGTTCAGGCCGACGTCTCAAAGGCAAGTGGCTACATGCCGGTCAACGTTCAGGCCGCCAAGGCGCTCGAGAGCTTTTATGCAGAGCATCCGAACTTCCAAACGGTCTTCAAGTCGATGAATACGGCCATGCCATGGTTTGCCTATCCGAACAACACAGCGGATGGCGTCTGGAAGGGCGTGGCACCAATCCTGGACCAATTGCAGCGAGGCAAAATCACGCCTGAGGCTGCCATGCCAAAAATCCGCGAGCATGTCGCGGGTGTGATGGCGGCAAAGTAA
- a CDS encoding carbohydrate ABC transporter permease → MVRSPLRAMLSHAVLLGGAFLMVYPFFWMWRASTQAPGEIFGSLHDAPPILTSITDNYTRALFDSPLPRFMLNGVIMTGGILLFQILTTVTCAYALAKFTFRGQHLLFAIVLISLSVPAQATALPIFMVLAKFGLLDTYAGVMMPYLTSGFAIFMFYQFIRSFPDEILLAARLDGMSEIEIVVRIILPAMKPAIAAFAIFSITFHWNDLYWPMIVIRSIDLSPPTLGLLFFRSQEGGDSFGPLMACATLITAPLILLFLAAQRGFVQGVTMTGVK, encoded by the coding sequence ATGGTCCGCTCTCCGCTTCGCGCAATGCTGTCGCATGCCGTTCTGCTGGGCGGTGCCTTTCTGATGGTCTATCCGTTCTTTTGGATGTGGCGTGCGTCAACGCAGGCCCCGGGGGAGATATTCGGCAGCCTCCATGACGCGCCGCCGATCCTCACATCGATAACGGACAATTACACGCGGGCGCTGTTCGACTCTCCCTTGCCACGGTTCATGCTGAACGGTGTCATCATGACCGGCGGCATTCTCCTGTTTCAGATCCTGACCACGGTGACCTGTGCCTATGCACTGGCGAAGTTCACGTTTCGCGGCCAGCACCTGCTTTTCGCAATTGTTCTGATCAGCCTCTCCGTTCCCGCCCAGGCAACCGCTCTGCCGATCTTCATGGTGCTGGCCAAGTTCGGGCTTTTGGATACCTATGCTGGCGTGATGATGCCATACCTGACTTCGGGATTTGCGATCTTCATGTTCTATCAGTTTATTCGCTCGTTCCCCGACGAGATTCTTCTGGCTGCACGGCTGGACGGGATGAGCGAGATAGAAATTGTCGTCCGCATCATTCTGCCAGCGATGAAACCAGCCATTGCCGCCTTCGCGATCTTCTCGATCACCTTTCATTGGAACGATCTCTATTGGCCAATGATCGTGATCAGATCCATCGATCTGTCACCGCCAACACTCGGCCTCCTGTTCTTCCGGAGCCAGGAAGGCGGCGACAGCTTCGGGCCTTTGATGGCCTGCGCGACCCTGATCACCGCACCGCTGATCCTGTTGTTTCTCGCCGCACAGCGCGGGTTCGTACAGGGCGTTACGATGACCGGCGTCAAATGA
- a CDS encoding carbohydrate ABC transporter permease: MTSLSELHSQSSAAASKRFSYAAIAHLFAAPAFLLLIATVVAPIFVVVLISLTDYRLGRLTLNFVGLGNYVRMINDPFFWAALRNSALYTAIVVPVSVFGALCVAVLLDGRRRSRRFYEIVYFLPVTSTLTAMSIVWSYLLNGHIGPLASLLDALGLPALDFFADGTLALIGLAIIGIWHLFGFNLILFLAGLTVLSAELKEASALDGMDGFCDRLRYLTWPLLAPTTIVVVVLSCIQSFQVFDTVAVLTNGGPYGATEMLLHKINTDTFTGLKAGYGSALTVVYLLLIGTFSIVHVGLSNRKAHF; encoded by the coding sequence ATGACGTCTCTGTCTGAGCTGCACTCCCAATCGTCTGCAGCCGCCTCGAAGCGCTTCAGTTATGCCGCCATTGCGCATCTCTTCGCGGCCCCGGCCTTCCTGCTGCTAATCGCAACGGTGGTTGCGCCGATCTTCGTTGTGGTCCTGATCAGCTTGACCGATTATCGCCTCGGTCGGCTCACCTTGAATTTTGTCGGCCTCGGCAACTATGTCAGAATGATCAATGACCCGTTCTTCTGGGCGGCCCTGCGCAACAGCGCACTCTATACGGCAATTGTCGTGCCGGTATCGGTGTTCGGTGCGCTGTGCGTTGCCGTGCTGCTTGATGGTCGCCGTCGCTCGCGACGTTTCTACGAGATCGTCTATTTTCTGCCGGTCACCTCCACATTGACGGCCATGTCCATTGTCTGGAGCTATCTGCTCAATGGCCATATCGGGCCGCTGGCAAGCCTGTTGGACGCATTGGGCTTACCGGCTCTCGATTTTTTTGCCGATGGAACACTTGCGTTGATCGGCCTTGCCATCATCGGCATCTGGCATCTGTTTGGCTTCAATCTGATCCTGTTTCTGGCGGGGCTCACGGTCCTATCGGCCGAGCTGAAGGAGGCGTCTGCTCTGGATGGAATGGACGGCTTTTGCGACCGGCTGCGTTACCTGACCTGGCCGCTTCTGGCTCCTACGACCATCGTGGTTGTCGTGTTGAGCTGCATACAGTCATTTCAGGTCTTCGACACGGTGGCGGTTCTGACCAATGGTGGCCCCTATGGCGCGACTGAAATGCTGCTGCACAAGATCAACACGGATACGTTCACAGGCCTGAAAGCCGGTTATGGCAGCGCGCTAACTGTCGTCTATCTCCTGTTGATCGGGACATTTTCAATCGTCCACGTCGGCTTAAGCAACAGAAAGGCGCATTTTTGA
- a CDS encoding ABC transporter ATP-binding protein, which translates to MVGHSIDIVNLEKCFERVQVLKRINLQICEGEFLTLLGPSGCGKSTLLRLLAGFEPCTDGHIMIAGRDVSSLPPKRRGIAMVFQNYALYPHMTVRGNLTVPLEMARLSFSQRLPGASLLSSKVRGIRNDIETDISQIAKQLGLDMLMERKPSQLSGGQRQRVAVGRAMVRHPGVFLMDEPLSNLDAKLRQQLRDEIVDLHRRTGITFIYVTHDQTEAMTMSDRIAVMEGGEIKQCGAPAEIYDQPNYLSVARFVGTTAINEMPVTVSKGAVSINGRALHLTLPGIADGSYQLAIRPERLHPTENGNGDFSLRVEQVEFAGNDVGIRCDGTEIGAGTVRVQLRPESFARLATGRKIGERIALQIASDAALIFDQSGRRVPVSLPLAAPVEEACYDVSV; encoded by the coding sequence ATGGTCGGTCATTCCATTGATATCGTGAATCTGGAAAAGTGCTTTGAGCGCGTGCAGGTTCTAAAGCGCATCAACCTTCAAATCTGTGAGGGTGAATTCCTGACGCTGCTTGGGCCTTCCGGGTGTGGAAAGTCGACGCTGTTGCGGTTGTTGGCCGGTTTTGAACCTTGCACAGACGGACATATCATGATCGCAGGACGTGACGTGTCCTCGCTGCCGCCGAAGCGACGCGGTATTGCCATGGTTTTCCAGAACTATGCGCTCTATCCGCATATGACAGTCCGTGGAAATCTGACTGTGCCACTCGAAATGGCGCGTTTGTCGTTCAGCCAGCGTCTGCCGGGTGCTTCCCTTCTGTCATCAAAGGTTCGCGGTATCCGCAACGATATTGAGACGGATATCAGCCAGATAGCAAAACAGCTTGGCCTCGACATGCTGATGGAGCGCAAGCCGTCACAGCTGTCCGGCGGCCAGAGACAGCGGGTGGCGGTTGGTCGCGCAATGGTCCGGCATCCCGGTGTCTTTCTGATGGACGAGCCACTCTCGAACCTCGATGCGAAATTGCGCCAGCAATTGCGCGACGAGATCGTCGATCTTCACCGCCGGACCGGCATCACCTTCATTTACGTCACCCACGACCAGACCGAGGCCATGACGATGTCAGATCGGATTGCGGTTATGGAAGGTGGAGAGATCAAGCAGTGTGGAGCACCGGCAGAGATCTATGACCAGCCGAACTATCTTTCCGTCGCACGGTTTGTCGGCACAACGGCGATCAACGAGATGCCGGTGACGGTCAGCAAGGGGGCGGTTTCGATCAATGGACGGGCATTGCACCTGACACTACCGGGCATCGCGGATGGGTCGTACCAATTGGCGATCCGGCCAGAACGACTGCATCCGACTGAAAATGGAAATGGCGATTTTTCGCTGCGGGTGGAACAGGTGGAGTTTGCGGGCAACGATGTCGGCATCCGGTGCGACGGCACTGAGATCGGTGCTGGTACTGTGCGCGTGCAACTGCGGCCAGAGAGCTTTGCCCGATTGGCGACGGGCCGCAAGATAGGTGAAAGGATTGCGCTGCAGATCGCCTCCGATGCTGCGCTCATCTTTGATCAAAGCGGTCGCCGTGTTCCAGTGTCGCTTCCTTTGGCAGCTCCGGTCGAGGAGGCATGTTATGACGTCTCTGTCTGA
- a CDS encoding TetR/AcrR family transcriptional regulator: MSQNRILEAAVVEFAANGLTGTRVEAIAERAEINKRMIYQYFGSKELLYQAVIEKVYRDVWDAEAALNLEQLPPRDALIALVTFVWTYYLEHPEFITILNSENQLKAIHFKKSRAIREGAASSRPLVDDILRRGEADGTFRLGIDPIQLSLTITSICYYYFTNQATSSIVYGQRMMTRAALERRLAFNIQTVLAIVSPDRSAL; encoded by the coding sequence TTGTCTCAAAACCGAATTCTGGAGGCTGCCGTTGTCGAGTTTGCGGCAAATGGTCTGACTGGCACCCGGGTTGAAGCTATTGCTGAACGGGCTGAGATCAACAAGCGAATGATCTATCAGTATTTCGGAAGCAAGGAATTGCTCTACCAGGCGGTGATCGAGAAGGTCTATCGCGATGTGTGGGATGCCGAGGCGGCGTTGAATCTCGAGCAGCTACCACCGCGCGACGCGCTGATCGCCTTGGTCACGTTCGTCTGGACATATTACCTTGAACACCCGGAATTCATTACCATCCTGAACTCCGAGAACCAGTTGAAAGCCATCCACTTCAAAAAGTCCCGCGCCATCCGGGAAGGTGCTGCCAGCTCCCGGCCACTCGTCGATGACATCCTGCGGCGTGGTGAGGCGGATGGCACCTTTCGTCTTGGAATTGATCCGATCCAGTTGAGCCTGACGATCACCTCGATCTGCTACTACTATTTCACCAACCAAGCCACCAGTTCAATCGTCTATGGGCAGCGAATGATGACGCGGGCGGCCTTGGAACGGCGCCTCGCTTTCAACATTCAGACGGTTCTGGCCATCGTAAGCCCTGATCGGAGCGCGCTGTGA
- a CDS encoding alpha/beta fold hydrolase — translation MAFIEAKDGTQLHVKDMGKGRPVVLIHGWPLTGDMFEYQSLALLEAGFRVITYDRRGFGQSGHPADGYNYDTFADDLASVIDSLDVQNVSLVGFSMGGGEIARYLSRHGASKVSKAVLVASVAPYLLKDASNPDGVDASVFEGMKNDIRKDRFAFLQSFAKTFYGVGLVTSPVSQGVLDWSFILGVMASPKATIDCVDAFGKTDFRPDLAAFTIPTLVIHGTADKTVPIDPAGRAAANGIAGAKLIEYEGEPHGLFATAPDRLNRDLIEFLG, via the coding sequence ATGGCTTTTATCGAAGCGAAAGATGGTACGCAATTGCATGTAAAGGACATGGGAAAAGGTCGTCCCGTGGTGCTTATCCATGGATGGCCTTTGACCGGCGATATGTTTGAATATCAGTCACTTGCTCTGCTGGAAGCGGGCTTTCGCGTCATCACTTACGACCGTCGGGGCTTTGGTCAGTCGGGGCATCCAGCCGATGGCTACAATTACGACACGTTTGCCGATGACCTCGCCAGCGTGATCGATAGCCTGGATGTTCAGAATGTGTCGCTTGTCGGCTTTTCCATGGGTGGGGGCGAGATCGCCCGCTACCTGTCGCGACATGGGGCCTCGAAGGTCTCCAAGGCGGTGCTGGTTGCCTCTGTGGCGCCGTATCTTCTCAAGGATGCAAGCAATCCTGATGGTGTCGACGCCAGCGTATTTGAGGGTATGAAGAATGACATCCGCAAAGACCGGTTTGCGTTTCTTCAGAGCTTTGCCAAGACCTTTTACGGCGTCGGCCTGGTTACCAGTCCGGTGAGCCAGGGCGTATTGGATTGGTCATTCATTCTCGGCGTTATGGCCAGCCCCAAAGCGACAATTGATTGTGTCGATGCATTTGGTAAGACCGATTTCAGGCCGGATCTTGCCGCGTTCACCATCCCCACACTGGTCATCCATGGCACGGCAGACAAAACCGTGCCGATTGACCCCGCAGGTCGAGCAGCGGCCAATGGTATCGCAGGTGCCAAACTGATCGAATACGAAGGTGAGCCTCACGGCCTGTTTGCCACGGCTCCAGACCGCCTCAATCGAGATCTGATCGAGTTCCTTGGATAA
- a CDS encoding flavin reductase family protein: protein MTDHTHFDFAKLNERERYKLLIGTVIPRPIALVTTVSKDGQPNAGPFSFFNVLTHDPAIVAIGVENYSDMRFKDTARNIRETGEFTVHICDNALVDRMEVCAIKFGPEVDEMEEAGLATVPGRMVRSPRILAAPAALECRRHTTLQVGPAREIILGEVIGVFVRSDAVNPANLHIDQQLMDAVGRMGGHTYARTRDQFDIKTLTPQEWEIRKIGEKLTTE, encoded by the coding sequence ATGACCGACCATACCCATTTCGATTTCGCCAAGCTCAACGAGCGGGAGCGTTACAAGCTCCTGATCGGAACCGTGATTCCACGCCCGATTGCGCTGGTAACGACAGTGAGCAAGGATGGCCAGCCGAATGCTGGTCCGTTCAGCTTCTTCAACGTCCTGACCCACGATCCGGCAATCGTCGCCATCGGTGTCGAGAACTATTCGGACATGCGCTTCAAGGACACCGCCCGCAATATCCGTGAGACGGGTGAATTCACGGTCCATATCTGCGACAATGCGCTGGTTGACCGGATGGAAGTTTGCGCCATCAAGTTCGGCCCCGAGGTCGACGAGATGGAAGAGGCGGGTCTTGCGACCGTTCCCGGTCGGATGGTGCGCAGCCCCCGTATTCTGGCCGCTCCTGCGGCTCTGGAATGCCGTCGCCACACAACGCTTCAGGTCGGCCCGGCCCGCGAGATCATTCTCGGCGAGGTCATCGGCGTGTTTGTCCGCAGCGATGCAGTCAATCCTGCCAATCTGCATATCGACCAGCAGCTTATGGATGCCGTCGGCCGCATGGGAGGACACACCTATGCCCGCACCCGTGACCAGTTCGACATCAAAACGCTGACACCTCAGGAATGGGAGATCCGGAAGATTGGCGAGAAGCTGACGACAGAATAA
- a CDS encoding M24 family metallopeptidase, with protein sequence MTIHANTSGTYRIGSLLADFQPDFDFAAPLPLPVEEFEDRLRRIRRQAVEAGHDALVVHTGGVGWFHTSNHYLRYICDWMREGVLIIPTDVDRPMVLLSFFTQSVLLPPGGEPVLVEDIWQIGPIGREYADRPGDSVIKTAEKCAELLTGIGLARGQVGRIGDRTSLTFWAALDELMPKAKFVADNAILDRMQKIRSPREIEMFRAAAQLVSIATQAAYHVTKPDVTDHEIYAAFTQGQLSFGGETGDGYQIGINEFGTHCGKPYGHVVRLGDLINLYVSNITYRGYTAQTARMIAVGDITKRQEEVLAACTDGVKRAEKLIRPGALMRDVNNAAFEPMIERGMLSSPEARTMPYNWAPMEDGSARLIPRQYVKNIDWEAQGRTLMHVYPATHGPHNPNLGHSVGMAGGQNSFNISSHNYDRMEEGMVFVLHTQWLEPMSAGCNVGDMYVVTKDGFENLSRHTPLETHRIAAEA encoded by the coding sequence ATGACCATACATGCCAACACGTCAGGCACCTATCGCATCGGATCACTGCTTGCCGATTTCCAGCCGGATTTCGATTTTGCGGCGCCTTTGCCTTTGCCCGTCGAAGAGTTCGAGGATCGTCTGCGGCGCATTCGCCGCCAGGCTGTTGAAGCTGGCCATGATGCGCTTGTCGTCCATACTGGCGGCGTTGGCTGGTTCCACACCTCCAATCACTATCTTCGCTATATCTGCGACTGGATGCGCGAGGGCGTGCTGATTATCCCGACGGATGTCGATAGGCCTATGGTGCTATTATCCTTCTTCACCCAATCCGTGCTTCTACCGCCGGGCGGCGAACCAGTGCTGGTGGAAGATATCTGGCAGATTGGTCCGATCGGCCGCGAATATGCCGATCGTCCAGGCGACTCGGTAATCAAGACGGCTGAGAAATGCGCCGAACTATTGACAGGCATCGGCTTGGCGAGAGGGCAGGTGGGCCGCATTGGTGATCGCACTTCGCTGACCTTCTGGGCCGCACTGGACGAGTTGATGCCCAAAGCCAAGTTCGTCGCTGACAATGCCATTCTCGACCGGATGCAGAAAATACGCTCGCCGCGCGAAATCGAGATGTTCCGAGCCGCGGCCCAGCTTGTCAGCATCGCCACGCAGGCGGCCTATCATGTGACTAAGCCTGATGTCACCGACCATGAAATCTACGCTGCCTTCACGCAAGGACAGCTTTCCTTCGGCGGCGAAACGGGTGATGGCTACCAGATCGGCATCAACGAGTTCGGCACCCATTGCGGCAAGCCCTATGGCCATGTCGTTCGTCTCGGTGATCTCATCAATCTCTATGTCTCCAACATCACCTATCGCGGCTACACGGCCCAGACTGCCCGTATGATTGCCGTTGGCGACATCACCAAGCGGCAGGAAGAGGTGCTGGCGGCGTGCACAGATGGTGTGAAGCGGGCGGAAAAGCTGATCCGCCCGGGCGCACTGATGCGCGATGTCAACAATGCAGCCTTCGAGCCGATGATCGAGCGCGGCATGCTGTCTTCGCCGGAAGCGCGCACCATGCCTTACAACTGGGCGCCGATGGAGGATGGCAGTGCGCGGCTGATCCCGCGCCAGTATGTCAAGAACATCGATTGGGAGGCGCAGGGCCGCACCCTGATGCATGTCTACCCGGCAACCCATGGCCCGCATAACCCTAATCTCGGTCATTCCGTTGGCATGGCCGGCGGGCAGAACAGCTTCAACATCTCCTCGCATAATTACGACCGGATGGAAGAGGGCATGGTATTCGTGCTGCATACGCAGTGGCTTGAGCCAATGTCTGCTGGCTGCAATGTCGGTGACATGTATGTTGTCACCAAGGATGGGTTCGAGAACCTCTCCCGCCACACTCCGCTTGAAACGCACCGCATTGCTGCCGAGGCCTGA
- a CDS encoding ABC transporter permease, whose translation MHNHRENPIPTLLYKAFVFGFGSLSLIYLVAPIIIVITMSFTSGQTLKYPPEGFSLRWYEALIDPVRSGTEHIAAGNSLKIAGLAVLGSLLFAVPATIGMARMRRSTVNALEPFLLAPLVLPSLVYGLAALIVANFVGFQPSLWLTVVGHVVVFGPLMYRAASVVAQGINPSLAEASAVMGATWHTTLRRVILPLLTPGILAGAFLVFIQSLDNVSVSLFLADAQTTVLPLRMFALIEESLDVRVAAMSGILIGLTLVVMLVARRVLAPSRQA comes from the coding sequence ATGCATAATCATCGCGAAAATCCGATCCCGACCCTTCTCTACAAGGCATTTGTTTTCGGCTTCGGCAGTCTCAGCCTGATCTATCTGGTGGCGCCGATTATCATTGTGATCACCATGTCCTTCACCTCGGGCCAGACGCTCAAATATCCGCCAGAGGGTTTTTCTCTGCGCTGGTATGAGGCGCTGATCGATCCCGTCCGCTCAGGAACCGAACACATAGCGGCTGGCAATTCGCTGAAGATCGCCGGCCTCGCGGTGCTCGGATCGCTGCTGTTTGCCGTGCCTGCCACCATTGGCATGGCACGGATGCGACGCAGTACGGTCAATGCGCTGGAGCCGTTTCTGTTGGCCCCGCTCGTCCTGCCAAGCCTGGTGTATGGTCTGGCGGCGCTGATCGTGGCGAATTTCGTCGGCTTCCAGCCTTCGCTCTGGCTCACCGTCGTCGGCCATGTCGTCGTCTTCGGGCCACTGATGTACCGCGCCGCTTCCGTTGTCGCGCAAGGGATCAATCCGTCGCTGGCCGAGGCCTCTGCCGTGATGGGTGCAACCTGGCACACGACGCTCCGGCGCGTGATCCTGCCGCTGCTGACACCAGGCATTCTGGCCGGCGCCTTCCTCGTCTTCATCCAGTCCCTCGACAACGTCTCTGTGTCGCTTTTCCTGGCCGACGCGCAAACGACCGTGCTGCCGCTTCGCATGTTTGCATTGATCGAGGAGTCGCTCGATGTCCGGGTGGCCGCAATGTCAGGAATCCTGATCGGGCTGACCCTGGTGGTGATGCTGGTTGCGAGGCGGGTGCTGGCACCATCCCGTCAAGCCTGA